The following proteins are co-located in the Plasmodium vinckei vinckei genome assembly, chromosome: PVVCY_11 genome:
- a CDS encoding actin-depolymerizing factor 2, putative has translation MVSGVHVSDECIYEFNRLKVKHLHKYIIYKIENLQKIVVDILEHDMELTSLDNIIMRIRNNLKSTECRYIIADMPVPTPEGVLRDRIYFIFWSPGLSKPKEKMLYAASKESLVRKINGIFKSLEITCDINEFEEELKGIILNT, from the exons ATGGTTTCAGGAGTTCATGTATCCGACGAATGTATTTACGAGTTTAATAGGTTGAAAGTCAAGCATTTgcacaaatatattatttataaaatagaaaaCTTGCAGAAAATTGTTGTAGATATATTAGAGCATGATATGGAGTTAACATCATTAGACAATATTATAATGCGCATTAGAAACAATTTAAAGAGCACAGAGTGtagatatattattgcag ATATGCCTGTCCCAACTCCTGAAGGAGTACTGAGAGACAGaatctattttattttttggtcACCAGGTTTATCGAAACCAAAAGAGAAAATGTTATATGCTGCATCTAAAGAATCATTAgttagaaaaattaatggaatttttaaaagtttaGAAATTACTTGtgatataaatgaatttgAAGAAGAACTTAAGggtattattttaaacacATAA
- a CDS encoding iron-sulfur assembly protein, putative: MKKGIVNKIMYFSLNRSNVFIKQNYSMYRSIAHHKTKFCVDLFNLTNSSNKRYFNDSTDNDMTIDWENSEDIADLLFEEYKNVDPLTLRFEELENMIIDTVVNKNQKKLSGRCNEGILENIQMDWLERYNDENA, from the coding sequence atgaaaaaaggaATAGTAAACAAGATTATGTATTTCTCTCTGAATAGATctaatgtttttataaagCAAAATTATTCCATGTATAGGAGTATTGCACATcacaaaacaaaattttgtGTTGACTTGTTCAATTTGACAAATTCTAGTAATAAAAGGTACTTTAATGATAGTACTGATAATGATATGACTATAGACTGGGAAAATTCAGAGGATATAGCAGATTTGCTTTttgaagaatataaaaatgtagatCCATTAACATTAAGATTTGAAGAATtagaaaatatgataatagATACTgtagtaaataaaaatcaaaaaaagcTAAGTGGAAGATGCAATGAAGGcattttagaaaatatacAGATGGATTGGTTAGAGAGATATAACGACGAAAATGCATAG
- a CDS encoding cytochrome c oxidase subunit 2, putative gives MFNLNSKLYFGLRNINQLTSNHKIYYANPKRVLNFPFKYNEFTTTKKVINNKIKDIHDKTYAEKNGHGHGEHTKGLYHHVDHHHGNPHDHLTEDGTRKSEYDFDNYHWDDYWANVPKQNIIIVNGQKMIKGDETKPMEYLFNVSQQNIPFWSRTRLNVWGNHNLVLKVEFLFFWIPTLIIFSIAIPCFTMLYMLDEIVHTTMTVKVIGRQWYWIYEVESPPEDEE, from the exons atgtttaatCTGAATtccaaattatattttggtttaagaaatataaatcagTTAACTAGTAATcacaaaatttattatgcaAACCCAAAGAGAGTATTAAATTTCCCATTCAAATACAATGAATTTACAACtacaaaaaaagttattaaCAATAAGATAAAAGATATTCACGACAAAACATATGCCGAAAAAAATGGTCATGGCCATGGAGAACATACAAAGGGATTATACCATCATGTAGACCATCACCATGGGAATCCTCATGATCATTTAACTGAGGATGGAACAAGAAAATCAGAATATGATTTTGATAATTATCATTGGGATGATTATTGGGCAAATGTTCCTAAACAAAACATCATAATTGTGAATGGCcaaaaaatgattaaaGGAGATGAAACAAAACCAAtggaatatttatttaacgTTAGTCAACAAAACATTCCATTTTGGTCTAGAACAAGATTAAATGTATGGGGAAATCACAATTTGGTTTTAAAAGTCgagtttttatttttttggatCCCAActcttattatttttagtatAGCTATTCCTTGTTTCACAATGCTGTATATGTTAGATGAAATTGTCCATACAACTATGACAGTCAAAGTTATTGGACGACAATG gtATTGGATTTATGAAGTGGAGTCTCCTCCAGAAGATGAAGAATAA
- a CDS encoding proliferating cell nuclear antigen 1, putative — translation MLEAKLNNASILKKLFECIKDLVNDANIDADENGLKLQALDGNHVSLVSLHLVDSGFSHYRCDRERVLGVNIASLNKVFKLCGINESVVISSKDDEDNLNFVFENNKEDKVTNFSLKLMSIELDSLNIPDCDEGFDAEVELSSRELTNIFRNLSEFSDTVFIEIDSNSIKFTTKGLVGDAEVALKPRESTSEDDVGVTIKSKKKIKQSFAIKYLNLFSKSSILSDVVILGLSDSRPIEFKYEIKDTSPDSDALKVGFIKFFLAPKMDDDMDNKD, via the coding sequence ATGTTGGAggcaaaattaaataacgcatctattttaaaaaaattattcgaATGTATCAAGGATTTAGTGAATGATGCAAATATTGATGCCGATGAAAATGGATTAAAATTACAAGCATTAGATGGAAACCATGTATCTTTAGTTAGTTTGCATTTAGTGGATTCTGGCTTTTCTCACTACAGATGTGATCGTGAGAGAGTTTTAGGTGTCAATATTGCTTCACTAAATAAAGTTTTCAAATTATGTGGTATTAACGAATCTGTAGTTATTTCCAGCAAAGATGATGAAGACAATcttaattttgtatttgaaaataataaagaagatAAAGTAACTAActtttcattaaaattaatgtcCATTGAACTTGATTCATTAAACATTCCAGATTGTGATGAAGGGTTTGATGCAGAAGTTGAATTAAGCAGTAGAGAACTAACTAACATTTTTAGGAACTTATCAGAGTTTTCAGATACAGTATTTATTGAAATCGATTCAAATAGCATTAAATTTACGACAAAGGGTTTAGTAGGAGATGCAGAAGTTGCATTAAAGCCAAGAGAATCAACAAGTGAAGATGACGTTGGTGTTACAATTaaatccaaaaaaaaaattaaacaatCTTTTGCTATAAAATACTTAAACTTATTTTCCAAATCTTCTATCCTATCTGATGTAGTTATCTTAGGCTTAAGTGATAGCCGACCAATtgaatttaaatatgaaataaaagatacATCTCCAGATTCCGATGCTTTAAAAGTTGGattcattaaatttttcttaGCACCTAAAATGGATGATGATATGGACAATAAAGACTAA
- a CDS encoding 14-3-3 protein, putative: MKSINDNGIKISNKEEFIYYLKILNQIGFYDEIISLIKSVNVEDYNLNYAESMLMGTSFKNALNVKRKEKTTLENVIKNEESSEEEKKCGELLKLKINKDIRTIERDTYVVIKTKCIPKTVDEKILMFYWHLLGDIMRYSTDAFSIEDKNRVQERSLQAYSYSLKYANKMNLPPSNPRLLELLVSLTVLHKDMDTQIHDPIEMAAQAFRDAIQNMHLLESDEECSKTIAILGILRDNINKWCKISKRKNVNALFEIKGEYSNKYEDIVNSINT, encoded by the exons ATGAAGTCAATTAATGATAATGGGATTAAAATTTCTAACAAGGAAGagtttatatattacctaaaaatattaaaccAAATTGGATTTTACGAcg aaattatttcattaatcAAATCAGTTAATGTGGAAGATtacaatttaaattatgcAGAGTCTATGTTAATG gGCACTTCATTCAAAAATGCTTTAAATGTTAAGAGAAAGGAAAAAACAACACTggaaaatgtaataaaaaatgaagaatccagcgaagaagaaaaaaaatgtggcGAGCTGCTAAAATTAAagataaataaagatataagAACAATTGAAAGAGACACCTATGTTGtcattaaaacaaaatgtatTCCTAAAACAGTAGATGAa aaaatattaatgttCTATTGGCACTTACTTGGAGATATAATGAGATATAGTACTGATGCATTTAGCATTGAAGACAAAAATAGAGTACAAGAAAGAAGCTTGCAGGCATATTCATACTCTCTAAAATATGCTAACAAAATGAATCTACCTCCTTCCAATCCACGATTATTAGAACTTTTAGTTAGCTTAACAG TTCTACATAAGGATATGGATACTCAGATACATGATCCCATAGAAATGGCCGCGCAAGCTTTTAGAGATGCAATTCAAAATATGCATCTTTTAGa GAGCGATGAAGAATGCTCAAAGACAATTGCTATATTAGGAATACTAAGAgataacataaataaatggtGTAAAA ttagcaaaagaaaaaacGTAAATGCTTTATTTGAAATTAAGGGGGAATATTCTAACAAATACGAAGACATTGTAAATAGTAttaatacataa
- a CDS encoding RuvB-like helicase 3, putative, whose protein sequence is MKLEEVKDIQKIERIGAHSHIRGLGLNDCLDARYCSEGMIGQMSARKAAGIVLRMIKEGRISGRAILLAGQPGTGKTAIAMGIAKALGEDTPFTHISGSEVYSLEMSKTEALTQAFRRSIGVRVKEESEVIEGEVVEIEIERFQEKDATTNNKKVGKMILKTTEMETLYDLGNKMIEALQKENITAGDVICIDKSTGKITKIGKSFARSKDYDAMDPNTHFVQCPEGELQKRKEVVHTVTLHDIDAINSRTQGFLALFSGDTGEIKNEIREHIDMKINEWQEDEKAEIVPGVLFIDEVHMLDIECFSYLNRALESEQSPIVIMATNRGITHIRGTDYKAPHGIPLDLLDRTLIIPTYPYKHEDIMKILEQRAEEEDVEIDEFAKELLCKIASESSLRYSLHLITLANLVAKKRKATEVTVQDVRRVYNLFIDVKRSTQYLIEYQNEFMFSELPKDDESINDQESVDEKRENQEKK, encoded by the coding sequence ATGAAACTCGAAGAAGTGAAggatattcaaaaaatagaaaGAATTGGGGCACACTCCCACATTAGAGGGTTGGGTTTAAATGACTGCTTAGACGCTCGTTATTGTTCCGAGGGTATGATAGGACAAATGAGCGCGCGTAAAGCTGCGGGTATTGTTTTACGAATGATTAAAGAGGGAAGAATTAGTGGAAGAGCAATTTTACTAGCAGGACAGCCAGGTACAGGTAAGACTGCTATTGCTATGGGTATTGCAAAAGCATTAGGAGAAGATACTCCCTTTACTCACATTTCGGGCTCAGAAGTTTATTCTTTAGAAATGAGCAAAACAGAAGCTTTAACTCAAGCTTTTAGAAGATCAATTGGTGTTCGAGTAAAAGAAGAATCAGAAGTAATTGAAGGAGAAGTAGTAGAAATTGAAATAGAGCGTTTTCAGGAAAAAGATGCTACtactaataataaaaaagttggTAAAATGATACTTAAAACTACAGAAATGGAAACATTATATGATTtaggaaataaaatgataGAAGCAttacaaaaagaaaatattactGCAGGGGATGTTATTTGTATTGACAAAAGTACAGggaaaattacaaaaattgGCAAATCTTTTGCTAGATCGAAAGATTATGATGCTATGGATCCCAATACCCATTTTGTTCAATGCCCGGAAGGGGAATtgcaaaaaagaaaagaagtTGTCCATACAGTTACATTGCACGATATTGATGCTATAAATAGTAGGACCCAAGGATTTTTAGCATTATTTTCAGGAGATACTggagaaataaaaaatgaaataagaGAGCACATTGATatgaaaattaatgaatGGCAAGAAGATGAAAAAGCAGAAATAGTACCTGgagttttatttattgatGAAGTACACATGTTAGATATCGAAtgtttttcatatttaaatagaGCTTTGGAAAGTGAGCAATCTCCTATTGTTATTATGGCAACAAATAGAGGTATTACTCATATAAGAGGAACTGATTATAAAGCTCCTCATGGTATCCCATTAGATTTATTAGACAGAACGCTTATTATACCTACATACCCATATAAGCATGAagatataatgaaaatactGGAACAACGTGCAGAAGAAGAAGATGTAGAAATCGATGAATTTGCTAAAGAActtttatgtaaaatagCATCTGAATCGTCTTTAAGATATTCACTACATCTAATCACATTAGCAAATTTAGTTGCAAAAAAGCGCAAAGCAACGGAAGTTACTGTGCAAGATGTTAGAAGagtttataatttatttattgatGTCAAAAGAAGCACACAATATCTTATTGAATATCAAAATGAGTTTATGTTTTCAGAATTACCAAAAGACGATGAAAGCATTAATGATCAAGAATCCGTTGAcgaaaaaagagaaaatcAAGAAAAGAAGTGA
- a CDS encoding calpain, putative: MGCKCSKLKDKKRRKNEKTSKWSEENEDSENDDDNNYELNIYQTNINDNISKNKQTVYDNDILNVVTNGKHINNLSINNRNANNCNNINTLEINNKTVKSQKDKKKSRAGSLFFKENKTMSKNELIKQNFEKEINEKQSKKHSLKNDVNNNDYDKDGHSIFEKNSYTGIIKIINNAFSKKRLKNKNNDTVSMGKMKKKEFLKNDNKKKYILYKSGENIPINNNLQFDVNKNPNDFNMNTNLGDYYDHNNLRKQEGNIIRGMNKDKDLLLYYHDFKSAKLKKNTFLYIYEFYKYNYNSFNMLSLMPSHISNDIYASKILFESSLIGKYIILPWVENDPDIKNNLYVKYVKLFTENNNKLEYDSFNMYSQDRELNFCGIFNYNLSRDEEDGGNYHRNTKQINSSNICVNSSIINNKKKELNYSRKQKENRKKKKLRKKKYSNSRNFSMDNIFKLYYTIPFEYAKDSRLKKGNNKNTPIKDINEQKKKLKKKNDEISKYTIIKKKNKKEDKNDQIIPKEKNIKLETEYKVEKEKIIIEDIATAHYKDKRRNTRRTEKHKTELTRKTELPTTINVNDAKGEKNINDNDIHILKYTHSNMDQRSNFSPQIGKDNLSKKLKSYRNEEDCVKEKKPKKNCKIDVIENELSSKMLIKKKTKKTNCEYDKDQNKDTPFEIKIDNHHIILKKRDECKKMGIDKKMNTQMEGKHMMEYYDNPSSEKKKEKENKKKKKIDRKNDKQKKGKKKDLPDDNKLGDHILTSMNNKWGKNEQGLNIKEKGTNNIQNNSVANEQINCHHIYKLNDSCLKKNYAVCKLCYKKRCIFHYVNGFQLYGWLNFKWTDPDGFLELSVRQKKKFHAWKRLSDLYVNPIVMSPNLHNNCIRQGFVADCSFLSSLTVLIEYEKKHNVPVLSSIISPYISDYIQKNKNWPIFNPSGMYICRLNCNGIQRKIIIDDYVPVKSNNSLLVAYSNNEKELWVTLLEKAFVKLMGGSYSMYGSNPGSDLYYLTGWIPVTISLKSKISSSPPSAECTTTHSAICKSFIINDKKYENYLKKEMTHFVHEKCENKPFKDINDNFINKRNKGKNTVNHYDKNKKSNFLFLSKTVNNTSNEMKNFKYFVIKSRNLSIDRLFLNGNCTLSSKWDYYNKLKNYWHFRNIYIKCKRNQVRTAKLFNIDIENMEHGDNCESLIRNAVVTNQNAEINKFEQKKIRDKHIGESTLLNKKKADYEVKKKRKQFLCSETSKMDMSAYVCGSADHYDYINTEENLIMRGDKENEETYDEKWDEVWDNMYDGIKKGKCVVCLGTLELPDAAPSGLDYPEGVSISTGIVTKHAYSILNIESYKGDKLLYIKNPWGCIRWKGKYSHHDEETWTKKLQKKLNYSLEKAKNKDDGCFWIQWKDVVKYFSHIYICWNSIIFPYQFEIHTKWENSSFINNSILLDDTHLVAYNPQFALHINVNKEDLSEDGMYYIGKKPIEIWILLSRHVRDRKTDVSQKYLALHIHAGKDRIVCPLFPIKQGIYSNGECTFTKLVIGGEENIAQKGKSDKSKDDNNKKEKLAKRTNEGEEGQDNEQEILRNVDFVLIVSQYSQKDEFNFTLKVFSHTHLSIYELPQLLTDSYESLYFKGEWDIKCAGGCSNNLWSYFRNPHIRFDVPEHSVFYIFLECSQEHSVNLRIFKGLTSSPRSLKKGEIISSGAYKSGCCYIECTLESGTYCLIPSLYRPDVVANYQICVHYPNTIKKRPNLYLIPYSYITPPFSIFKYKLISLYSLKNYSTILFNTMDATLLSLKITMFQNIDIKGIPFVNIYKLVDNKQDNTISDIESSNIFKNNYFNLFMTHNGSVYKIIQKCNMHGGPNNDILPLSTCGYDYYIKFNSILIPLTELEPNSSYLLLITTNIKEDILYNHEAHFVSDKLIRFNEKDIHIDNR; this comes from the coding sequence aTGGGGTGTAAATGCTCTAAGCtgaaagataaaaaaagaagaaaaaatgaaaaaacgTCAAAATGGAGTGAAGAAAACGAAGACAGCGAAAACgatgatgataataattacgaattaaatatatatcaaactaatataaatgataatatttcaaaaaataagcaaACAGTTTatgataatgatatattaaatgtaGTAACTAATGGCAAacacataaataatttaagtataaataatagaaatGCAAACAACTGCAATAACATAAACACAttggaaataaataataaaactgtGAAAAGtcaaaaagataaaaaaaaatcaagaGCTggttcattattttttaaagagaACAAGACTATGTCTAAAAATGAactaataaaacaaaatttcgAAAAGGAGATAAATGAGAAACAATCTAAAAAACACAgcttaaaaaatgatgttaACAATAATGATTATGATAAAGATGGTCATagtatatttgaaaaaaactCTTATACaggaattataaaaattattaataatgccttttcaaaaaaacggttaaaaaacaaaaataatgatactGTTTCAATGgggaaaatgaaaaaaaaagaatttttaaaaaatgacaacaaaaaaaaatatatattatataaaagtgGGGAAAACATAcctattaataataatctaCAATTTGATGTGAATAAAAATCCGAATGATTTTAATATGAACACAAATTTAGGTGATTATTAtgatcataataatttacgAAAACAAGAAGGAAATATAATACGCGGAATGAATAAAGATAaagatttattattatattatcatgaTTTCAAAAGTGctaaactaaaaaaaaacacatttttatatatatatgaattctATAAGTATAACTATAATAGTTTCAATATGTTATCATTAATGCCTAGCCATATTAGTAATGATATTTATGCTTCAAAAATACTTTTTGAAAGTTCTCTAattggaaaatatataatattgccTTGGGTTGAAAATGATCcagacataaaaaataacctttatgtaaaatatgttaaattatttactgaaaataataataaattagaaTATGATAGTTTTAATATGTATTCGCAAGACAGAGAATTGAATTTTTGTggaatttttaattataaccTTAGCCGTGATGAAGAGGATGGTGGAAATTATCACAGAAAtacaaaacaaataaattcaaGCAATATATGTGTTAATAGTTCCATtatcaataataaaaaaaaagaactaAATTATTCAAGgaaacaaaaagaaaatcgtaaaaaaaaaaaattacgaaaaaaaaaatatagtaataGTAGAAATTTTAGTATggacaatatatttaaattgtatTACACAATACCCTTCGAATATGCTAAAGATTCGCGATTGAAAAAGGGAAATAACAAAAACACACCAATAAAGGATATTAATgaacagaaaaaaaaactgaaaaaaaaaaatgacgaaattagtaaatatactattattaaaaaaaaaaataaaaaggaagataaaaatgatcAAATCATACCaaaggaaaaaaacatCAAGTTGGAAACCGAATATAAAgtagaaaaagaaaaaataataatagagGATATTGCAACAGCTCATTATAAAGATAAACGACGGAATACACGTCGAACtgaaaaacataaaacTGAATTAACGAGGAAAACGGAGTTACCCACTACAATAAATGTGAATGATGCAAAAggagaaaaaaacattaatgACAATGATATACATATACTAAAGTATACACATAGTAATATGGACCAGCGTTCCAATTTCTCTCCTCAAATTGGTAAAGATAATTTATCTAAAAAACTAAAAAGTTATAGAAATGAAGAAGATTGTGTTAAAGAAAAGAAacctaaaaaaaattgtaaaattgATGTAATAGAGAATGAATTAAGTtcaaaaatgttaataaaaaaaaaaacaaaaaaaacaaattgtGAATATGATAAAGATCAAAATAAGGATACCccttttgaaataaaaattgataatcatcatattattttaaaaaaacgcGATGAATGCAAAAAAATGGGTATAGATAAAAAGATGAATACACAAATGGAAGGGAAACATATGATGGAATACTATGATAATCCTTcttcagaaaaaaaaaaggaaaaagagaacaagaaaaaaaaaaaaatagacagAAAGAAcgataaacaaaaaaagggaaagaaaaaagatcTTCCAGATGATAACAAATTAGGGGATCATATTTTAACCTcaatgaataataaatggGGAAAAAACGAGCAGggtttaaatataaaagaaaagggaactaataatatacaaaataatagtgtggcaaatgaacaaataaattgccatcatatatataaattaaatgacagctgcttaaaaaaaaattatgcagTATGTAAATTGtgctataaaaaaagatgcATATTTCATTATGTTAATGGTTTTCAATTATATGGATGGTTAAATTTTAAGTGGACTGATCCTGATGGTTTTTTAGAATTAAGTgtaagacaaaaaaaaaagtttcaTGCCTGGAAAAGATTATCAGATTTATATGTTAATCCAATTGTTATGTCGCCaaatttacataataattGTATAAGACAGGGTTTTGTTGCAGActgttcatttttatcatcttTAACAGTTTTAAtagaatatgaaaaaaagcATAATGTTCCTGTTTTATCGAGTATTATATCTCCATATATATCtgattatatacaaaaaaataaaaactggCCAATTTTTAATCCAAGTggcatgtatatatgtagaCTAAATTGTAATGGAAtacaaagaaaaattattatcgaTGATTACGTACCAgtaaaaagtaataattcattattagTTGCATATTCAaacaatgaaaaagaattatGGGTTACATTATTAGAAAAAGCTTTTGTTAAACTAATGGGAGGATCTTATTCTATGTATGGTTCAAATCCAGGATCagatttatattatttaactGGATGGATTCCAGTTACTATTTCGttaaaatcaaaaataagTAGCTCGCCTCCATCCGCAGAATGTACTACTACTCATTCGGCGATATGCAaaagttttattataaacgataaaaaatatgaaaattatttgaagaAAGAAATGACTCATTTTGTTCATGAAAAGTGCGAGAATAAACCATTCAAAGATattaatgataattttattaacaaaagAAATAAGGGGAAGAATACAGTAAACCATTatgacaaaaataaaaaaagcaattttctttttttatctaaaaCAGTAAATAATACATCAAACGAGATGAagaattttaaatattttgttataaaGTCTAGAAACTTAAGCATCGATCGATTATTCTTAAATGGTAATTGTACTTTATCTAGTAAATGggattattataataagttgaaaaattattggCATTTTcgaaatatatacataaaatgtaaaagaAACCAGGTGCGAACtgcaaaattatttaatatagatatagaaaatatggAGCATGGCGATAATTGTGAAAGTTTAATAAGAAATGCAGTTGTGACTAACCAAAATGCtgaaataaacaaattcgaacaaaaaaaaattagggATAAGCACATTGGAGAGAGCACCTTgttgaataaaaaaaaagcagattatgaagtaaaaaaaaaaagaaaacaatttttatgtagTGAAACCAGCAAAATGGACATGTCAGCATATGTTTGCGGATCAGCAGATCATTATGATTATATTAACACCgaagaaaatttaattatgaGAGGAGATAAAGAGAATGAAGAAACCTATGATGAAAAATGGGATGAGGTTTGGGATAATATGTATGATGgcataaaaaaaggaaaatgtGTAGTGTGTTTAGGGACATTAGAATTGCCGGATGCAGCACCATCGGGTTTAGACTATCCTGAAGGAGTGTCGATTTCAACAGGAATTGTAACAAAACATGCTTAttcaattttaaatattgaaaGTTATAAAGgagataaattattatatataaaaaatccaTGGGGATGTATTAGATGGAAAGGAAAATATTCACATCATGATGAAGAAACTtggacaaaaaaattacaaaaaaaattaaactaTTCACTTGAAAAagctaaaaataaagatgatGGATGTTTTTGGATTCAATGGAAAGATGTTGTCAAATATTTCtcacatatttatatatgttggAATAGTATTATATTTCCTTATCAATTTGAAATTCATACAAAATGGGAAAATAGctcatttataaataattcaatattattagaTGATACTCATTTAGTAGCATATAATCCTCAATTTGCTTTACATattaatgtaaataaagaagATTTATCCGAAGATggtatgtattatataggGAAAAAACCGATAGAAATTTGGATTCTTTTATCACGCCATGTTAGAGATAGAAAAACAGATGTTTCACAAAAATACTTAGCATTGCATATCCATGCAGGAAAAGATAGAATTGTTTGCCCATTATTTCCAATAAAGCAAGGAATATATTCGAATGGGGAATGTACTTTCACAAAGTTAGTAATTGGCggtgaagaaaatattgcACAAAAAGGAAAATCAGATAAATCGAaagatgataataataaaaaagaaaaattggCAAAGCGTACTAATGAAGGAGAAGAGGGCCAGGATAATGAACAAGAAATTCTTCGAAATGTagattttgttttaatagTTTCACAATATTCTCAAAAAGACGAGTTTAATTTTACACTAAAAGTATTCAGCCATACACATTTATCAATATATGAATTACCACAATTGCTAACAGATAGTTATGAATCACTTTATTTTAAAGGGGAATGGGATATTAAATGTGCAGGAGGCTGctcaaataatttatggTCATATTTTAGAAACCCGCATATTCGCTTTGATGTTCCTGAGCATtctgttttttatatatttttagagTGTTCTCAAGAGCATTCTGTTAATTTGAGAATATTTAAGGGTTTAACATCATCACCTAGAAGTTTAAAAAAGGGAGAAATAATATCTAGTGGTGCATATAAATCTGGATGTTGTTATATTGAGTGCACATTAGAAAGTGGCACGTATTGTTTAATCCCATCATTATATAGACCCGATGTTGTAGCAAATTATCAAATATGTGTTCATTATCCTAatactattaaaaaaagaccaaatttatatttgattCCCTATTCTTATATTACACCCccattttcaatttttaaatataagttaattagtttatattctttaaaaaattattcaactattttatttaatactaTGGATGctacattattatcattaaaaattacaatGTTTCAAAATATCGATATTAAAGGAATACcatttgttaatatatataaattagtgGATAACAAACAAGATAATACTATATCTGATATAGAATCCagcaatatttttaaaaataattattttaatctTTTTATGACACATAATGGTTcagtttataaaattatacaaaaatgtaatatgCATGGTGGCccaaataatgatatattgCCTCTATCTACATGTGGTtatgattattatattaaatttaattccATATTAATTCCTCTAACTGAGTTAGAACCGAACTCTTCTTATTTATTACTCATCACAACGAATATAAAGGAAGACATTCTTTACAATCATGAAGCTCATTTTGTATCAGACAAATTAATCCGTTTCAATGAAAAAGACATACATATTGATAACAGGTAA